A single window of Silurus meridionalis isolate SWU-2019-XX chromosome 11, ASM1480568v1, whole genome shotgun sequence DNA harbors:
- the LOC124393553 gene encoding LOW QUALITY PROTEIN: uncharacterized protein LOC124393553 (The sequence of the model RefSeq protein was modified relative to this genomic sequence to represent the inferred CDS: inserted 2 bases in 2 codons) translates to MYAQNSLRQDSTGLNPFQCVLGFQPPLFPWSEEPCNMPSVDFWFWESNRVWESVHTQLRRAIRNTRRREMAGVPVFPSRGPRVAVHEGPKAVAALLQAELPVHRALQGHRPDQRCDPVALAQPEEVDQPGAYAVCEVLDSRRRGGRLEYLIDWEGYGPEERSWVACQDVLDPALLPSATSEALAEFLYTDYVSLFRDFCGPLPERTTDIPAQAPLHCFRQIYHPVLLPAASSFFFVSKKDGGLRPCIDYRALNALISPLPYPLPLVPQXLEDLREARIFTKLDLRSAYNLVRIRKGDEWKTAFITPSGHYEYRVMPYGLSIAPAVFQNFMNEVFRPFLHRFVIVYIDDILVYSRSLQEHHQHVTQILALLRKHRLYLNLPKCEFHRSEIQFLGYVIDAAGIRMDERKVAAVRDWPVPASIKELQRFLGFANFYRRFIGGFSLVSTPLTSLLRGKAKTLSWTPEAQRAFEELRKRFCAAPLLRHPDPQLPFVVEVDASSTGVGATLSQQAGTPPRLHPCAYFSKKLSRPNXNYDIGNRELLAIKLALEEWRHWLEGAAHPFTVITDHKNLQYLREAKRLNPRQARWALFFTRFNFSITYRPGTRNCKADALSRIYGPEEPAEPGPILPPALILSPIVWDLDEAIRTATRREPAPPGCPRNRTFVPRECQQALLKAVHEVPAQGTGQKADSTSGAGAVLVARNEQHGLQICSPPRPPTALETAEALFHHVFRNFGLPEEIVSDRGSQFTSHVWRAFFQLLGVTVNLSSGYHPQSNGQTERKIQELGDHWFRESLRTWEAAHTQLRRAIRETRRHADARRLEAPSKLSPRYIGPFRIEADQRGGLSAGTPTTIPNSPHFPRVASKTVYPISGPTYRRGQAPSAGGVGTAFGLLGTGSAGLSASGQGPGISCGLGGLRPRGTIMGGAAGHIGSSALGGIPRHSSTSSCAPGSGSSQAQGQGVGSRPWRGGYCQGSSSHTHTIKTLFFHIPTVRSTA, encoded by the exons ATGTATGCCCAGAACTCGCTCCGCCAAGACTCCACGGGTCTCAACCCTTTTCAGTGCGTGTTGGGGTTCCAACCACCCCTGTTCCCTTGGTCGGAAGAGCCGTGCAACATGCCCTCTGTGGATTTCTGGTTCTGGGAGAGCAACCGGGTCTGGGAGTCGGTGCACACACAGCTGCGACGGGCCATTCGTAACACCCGCCGACGCGAGATGGCTGGAGTCCCCGTGTTTCCATCCAGGGGACCTCGTGTGGCTGTCCATGAAGGACCTAAAGCTGTGGCTGCCCTGTTGCAAGCTGAGCTCCCGGTTCATCGGGCCCTTCAGGGTCACCGACCAGATCAGCGAT GTGACCCCGTGGCACTCGCCCAGCCGGAGGAAGTGGATCAGCCCGGTGCCTATGCTGTGTGTGAGGTCCTGGATTCCCGTCGGCGCGGGGGTCGCCTCGAGTACCTAATAGACTGGGAGGGGTACGGACCGGAGGAACGATCTTGGGTGGCCTGTCAGGACGTGCTGGACCCGGCGCTACTTCCGAGCGCTACTTCCGAGGCGCTCGCCGAATTTCTCTACACGGACTACGTTTCGTTATTTCGGGACTTTTGTGGCCCGCTCCCAGAGCGCACCACGGATATTCCCGCACAGGCTCCTCTTCACTGCTT TCGCCAGATTTATCACCCAGTCCTCCTCCCGGCAGCTTCTAGCTTCTTTTTTGTGTCAAAGAAGGACGGAGGATTACGCCCCTGCATCGACTACAGGGCCCTCAATGCACTGATCTCCCCGCTTCCGTATCCGCTTCCACTGGTCCCGC CTCTAGAAGATCTACGTGAGGCCCGCATCTTCACCAAGCTGGACCTCCGTAGTGCATACAACCTGGTGCGTATCCGTAAAGGCGATGAATGGAAGACGGCGTTCATTACCCCCTCTGGTCACTATGAGTATCGGGTCATGCCGTATGGCCTTTCCATTGCTCCGGCGGTTTTTCAGAATTTCATGAATGAGGTGTTCCGCCCCTTCCTCCATCGGTTTGTGATTGTCTACATTGATGACATCCTGGTCTACTCGAGGTCGCTGCAAGAACACCATCAGCACGTCACCCAGATCCTGGCACTGCTTCGGAAACACCGACTGTATCTTAACCTCCCTAAGTGTGAGTTCCACCGTTCAGAGATACAGTTCCTGGGTTACGTCATCGACGCAGCAGGCATCAGGATGGATGAGAGGAAGGTGGCTGCCGTACGGGACTGGCCAGTTCCCGCCTCAATAAAGGAGCTCCAGAGGTTTCTCGGATTCGCAAACTTCTACCGCCGGTTCATTGGAGGCTTCAGCCTGGTTTCCACTCCACTTACGTCTCTTCTGCGGGGAAAAGCCAAGACCCTCTCCTGGACCCCAGAGGCTCAACGGGCATTTGAGGAGTTGCGCAAGAGGTTCTGTGCCGCCCCACTTTTACGTCATCCAGACCCCCAGCTCCCGTTTGTCGTCGAGGTAGATGCATCGTCCACAGGCGTAGGGGCCACCCTCTCTCAGCAGGCGGGAACCCCCCCGCGGCTCCATCCCTGCGCCTATTTCTCCAAGAAACTGTCCCGGCCGA AGAACTATGACATCGGGAACAGAGAGCTCCTAGCCATCAAGCTGGCCCTGGAGGAATGGAGACACTGGTTGGAAGGAGCCGCTCATCCTTTCACAGTAATCACAGAtcacaagaacctccagtacCTCCGTGAAGCCAAGCGACTAAACCCACGACAAGCACGGTGGGCTCTCTTCTTCACGCGGTTTAACTTCAGCATTACCTATCGGCCAGGGACAAGGAACTGTAAGGCTGATGCCCTCTCCAGGATCTATGGGCCCGAGGAACCCGCCGAGCCCGGACCCATCCTGCCTCCGGCGCTCATTCTGAGCCCCATCGTCTGGGATTTGGACGAGGCTATTCGCACGGCCACACGACGAGAACCGGCACCCCCTGGTTGTCCTAGGAACCGAACCTTTGTTCCTCGAGAATGTCAACAGGCCTTACTAAAGGCGGTTCATGAAGTCCCGGCTCAGGGCACCGGGCAGAAGGCAGACTCTACGTCTGGTGCAGGGGCGGTACTGGTGGCCAGGAATGAGCAACACG GCCTGCAGATTTGCTCCCCTCCGAGGCCTCCCACGGCTTTGGAAACAGCAGAAGCGCTCTTCCACCATGTCTTCCGCAACTTTGGCCTCCCGGAGGAGATAGTATCAGACCGGGGCTCTCAGTTCACCTCACATGTCTGGAGGGCGTTTTTCCAGCTGCTGGGAGTGACCGTCAATCTGTCGTCCGGCTACCACCCCCAGTCCAACGGCCAAACCGAGCGGAAGATCCAAGAGCTGGGAG ATCACTGGTTTCGGGAGAGTCTCAGGACCTGGGAGGCCGCACACACTCAATTGCGCAGGGCGATAAGGGAAACCCGGCGACATGCGGATGCACGGCGGTTGGAGGCCCCCTC GAAGCTGAGTCCCAGGTATATCGGACCCTTCAGGATCGAGGCGGATCAACGAGGCGGCCTATCGGCTGGAACTCCCACCACGATACCGAATTCACCCCACTTTCCACGTGTCGCTTCTAAAACCGTATACCCCATCTCCGGCCCAACGTACCGGCGAGGTCAGGCCCCCTCCGCCGGAGGTGTTGGAACAGCCTTCGGTCTACTCGGTACGGGAAGTGCTGGACTCTCGGCGTCGGGGCAGGGGCCTGGAATATCTTGTGGACTGGGAGGGCTACGGCCCCGAGGAACGATCATGGGTGGCGCGGCGGGACATATTGGATCCAGCGCTCTTGGAGGAATTCCACGCCACTCGTCCACTTCGTCCTGCGCCCCGGGGTCGGGGTCGTCCCAGGCGCAGGGTCAGGGCGTCGGGAGCCGCCCCTGGaggggggggtactgtcagggatccagcAGCCACACCCAC actataaagaccctgtttttccacattcccaccgtccgttctacagcttag